The following nucleotide sequence is from Triticum dicoccoides isolate Atlit2015 ecotype Zavitan chromosome 7B, WEW_v2.0, whole genome shotgun sequence.
TGTACGTGacaacttgtgtgtgtgtgtgtgtgtgtgtgtgtgtgtgtgtgtgtgtgtgtgttggtgttgTGCATCTCAGGTAATTAGAGATGATCTTTATCTTTGTATAGCTTCACCTAGGGGTCCAGACTACTAACTACCTGCCGCCGTATTGTAATTCTATTAACCTATATAACACGCACGCGTCCATCGGCATATGCTTCCATGNNNNNNNNNNNNNNNNNNNNNNNNNNNNNNNNNNNNNNNNNNNNNNNNNNNNNNNNNNNNNNNNNNNNNNNNNNNNNNNNNNNNNNNNNNNNNNNNNNNNNNNNNNNNNNNNNNNNNNNNNNNNNNNNNNNNNNNNNNNNNNNNNNNNNNNNNNNNNNNNNNNNNNNNNNNNNNNNNNNNNNNNNNNNNNNNNNNNNNNNNNNNNNNNNNNNNNNNNNNNNNNNNNNNNNNNNNNNNNNNNNNNNNNNNNNNNNNNNNNNNNNNNNNNNNNNNNNNNNNNNNNNNNNNNNNNNNNNNNNNNNNNNNNNNNNNNNNNNNNNNNNNNNNNNNNNNNNNNNNNNNNNNNNNNNNNNNNNNNNNNNNNNNNNNNNNNNNNNNNNNNNNNNNNNNNNNNNNNNNNNNNNNNNNNNNNNNNNNNNNNNNNNNNNNNNNNNNNNNNNNNNNNNNNNNNNNNNNNNNNNNNNNNNNNNNNNNNNNNNNNNNNNNNNNNNNNNNNNNNNNNNNNNNNNNNNNNNNNNNNNNNNNNNNNNNCATCAGAGGAGCACAGATGGCGGACTACCTCGACACCATGAAGACGGTCCCTCCCATGACCATTGAGGTTGCTCCTCTGACGGGAAGACGACAACCAAGGCGCCAAACCCTGAGTTTCGGATGTGGTATGTGCAGGATCAGCAGGTCTTCTCCTACCTACTGACCACGTTGCAACGGGAGAAGGCGATCCAGGTGGCTTCCTGCCACACGGCAGCGGAGCTGTTGAACACCATGGAGGGCATGCTCACCTCCCACACTCGCCCCATGATCGTCAATGTCCGGATGGCGCTTGCGAATCTGCAGAAGGACAATGCCACCATCACCGAGTATGTGGGCAAGATCAAATCCCTCTGTGATGAACTGATGGCCGTAGGAAAGACAGTTGAAGAAGAGGACATCGTCTCCCATATCCTTGCCGGGCTCGATGAAGAGTTCACCCGGTCGTCTCCGCCATGTCCTCTCGGGTGGAGCTCATTAGTGTACCAGAGTTGTACTCTTAGCTCCTCAGCTTTCAGACCCGCATGAACCTCCACAACGGGGGCTCTCAGTCGTCTACCGACGCGGTTGATGGCGGCTGCTTCACAGAACAAACCGGCAGCGGCAGGCTGGTAGTGGTGACCGCAGCCGCAACTACCCCAACAAGCAAGGTGACGGCAATGGTGGTGACAGTGGCTGCCACTTCTCCAAGCAGGGCGCCCACGGAGACAACACTGGAAACGACGGTGGAGGCAACTACAACAACAACACTGTTGCCAAGGTGACTTGCCAGATTTGTGGCATAGTAGGACATCCATCCTGGAAGTGATGGAAAAGGTTTGATTCCTCCTATGAAGGAGGGGAGAACAAATCGGCCAACATGGTCGCCTCTCGGTACGGTGTGGATACCAATTGGTATCTAGAGAGTGGAGCAACATATCACATCATCGGGGATCTGGAGAAGTTGATTGTTCGTGATCGATACACCGGCAATGAGCAGATCCATATGGAAAGTGTCTCAGGTATGACTATTGAGCATATTGGTCATTCGCAAATTCATACCCCTGATCGTGATCTCCATCTTAAAAATATACTCCATGTACCTGAGGTTAGTAAGAGTTTGATTTCCGCTAGCCATTTTGCTATTGATAATAACTTATTAGTTGAATTTCACCCATACTCTTCTAGTAAGGGATCGGGAACGAGGAAGTCCTTTAAGGTAGGCGTAGGAGGGGCCTATATCCAGTCATGAACATGGGATCACATGTCAAGAAGCAAGTGCTCAGTGCCACCAAACCTTCTTTGGATAGGTAGCACCGACATTTGTAGTTGATAGAAGTTCTAGTCACTTAAAAAAATAACCACTGCTTAACTTAATTAGATCGTAGAAGATAAGCAAGCGGGTTCGGGCAGTTAGTCCTATTTGAAGGTAAGAAGTTCGGGTAGTAAGGGCTAGGTTTATATAGGGGCTATATTTTTGATAAACATATGGTCTTGCTCATTTCTCATCAAGGACATCTGTCATCCATCATTGTTAGGAAAATTATTAGCTAATAATTTTCCTAACAATGACCGATGATGGATGGCCTAAATGTCGGTGCCACCTATCTAAGGAAGGTTTGGTGGCACTGAGCACTTGCTTCTTGATGTGTGATCCCATGTGCTTGACTGGATATAGGCCTCTCCTACCCCTGCCTTGAAGGACTTTCCTCGTTCCCCGATCCTTTACAAGAAAAGAGTACGAGTGAAATTCAACAAATGAGTTATTATCAGTAGCAAGACGGCTATCAGAAATCAAACTCATACTAGCCTCAGGTACATGGAATATATTTGTAAGATGGAGATCACGATCAGGCGTATGAATTTGCGAATGACCATTATGCTCAATAGTCATATATGAGCCACTTGCCATATGGATCTGCTCGTTCCTGGTGTACCGATCACAAATAGTCAACTTCGCCAGATCCTCGGTGATGTGATCCGTTGCTCCACTGTCCAGATACCAATTGGTATCCACACCGTACTGAGAGGTGGCCATGTTGGTCGATCTGTCCTCTCCTCCCTTGTAGGAGGAAGCAAACCTTTTCCATCACTTCTAGGCTGGATGTCTAACCTTGCCACAAATTTGGCAAGTCACCTTGGCAGCGGCGTTGTTGTTGTAGATGTCGCCGCCGTTGTTGTAGCTGCCTCTGCCGCCGTTTCTAGTACTGCCGCCGCGGGTGCCTTGCTTGGAGAAGTTGCGGCCACAGTCACCACTGTTGCCGCCGCCTTGCTTGTTGGGGAAGTTGCGTCTGCGGTCAACACTGCCGGTTTGTTCGGTGAAGGGGCCACAAGCAGCCACGTTGGCAGATGATTGAGAGCCCTGTTGCGGAGGTTCATGCGGGTCTCGAGGCTGAGGATCTGAGAATACAACTCCGGGACAGTGACGGGCTCCACCAGAAAGCACATGGCGGAGACGACCGGGTTGAACTCTTCATCGAGCTCGGAAAGGATATGGGAGATGATGTCCTAGTCTTTAACTTTCTTTCCTATGGCCAAGGGATTTGATCTTACCCACATACCCGGTGATGGTGGCGTTGCCCTTCTGCAGATTTGCGAGTGCCATTCGGACAGTGACGGTCCTGGTGCGAGTGTGGGAGGTGAGCATATCTTTCATGGTGTTCCACAGCTCCGCCGCCGTGTGGTAGGAAGCCACCTAGATCGCCATCTTTCCCGACAGTGTGATCAGTAGGTAGGAGAAAATCTGCTGATCCTGCACATACCACATTTGAAACTTGGGATTTGGCGCCTGGTCGTTGTCTTCCCGTCGGAGGAGCGACCTCAATGGTCATAGGAGGGACCGTCTTCGTGGTGTCAAGGTAATCCGACATCTATGCTCCTCTAATGGTGGAGAGGACGGTTGCCTGCCACAGCACCTGGTTCCCCTTGGTGAGCTTCTCGGTTGCGGCATGAGCAACTGGAGATGAGGGGAAGGACCTTGAAGAGCCTGCCATGGATGATCGCGAGGCTAGCTCTGGTTACCATGTAAAGTTCTATGCATGGAAGTAAAGTTCTATGCATGGAAGCATATGCTGATCAGCAGGGACGCGTGCGTGTTATATAGGTTAATAGAATTATAATATGGCGGCAGGTAGTTAGTAGACTAGACCCCTAGGTGAAGCTATACAGAGATAAGGATCATCTCTAACTACCTGcgatgcacaacacacacacacacacacacaccacgtaCGAGTTGTCAAGTACACAAACACATGTACACACCTATAAGCCTATCGTTTAAAACACACCATGCTCTGCAACGATACACTTACAATCAGGCTCTCAATTCTCACTGCAAGTTGAAATGTTGAATCAGCGAACACACAAAACCAAGCTACATCATTAATTTACTGATCCAACACTCACAATAACAGTAAAACACCAATAGTTTCCAAATACTTGCGCATGGTCATAACTAAGAGGGCATCTAGAATGTTTTACTTATTTGCCTTTAGCGCACTCTCCTAAAGAGCACTGGTTACAGTTTTATTATTGTACTCCAGAGGAATACTTGCCATCGTTTGAAATATTTAGGCTCCCTTTTTGTTGGAAGCAACTTCTGCAGCTCTCTTTGCTTGTCAGGACATAGGCCTAGTGTCGGCATGCATCTTGCATATCTCAAACCTCTTAAGAACAAACCTGCAACTTGTGAAGGGTTGTGAAGTTTACATTGTACCTGTAAATAAGATATGTGCTCTTATTTTTAGTCTTACATAAATTAATGCAAGAAAAGTGAGAGCAGTGACACCAATACTTCATACTTGTACTATTCTCTTCCATTTATTTTATCAGATCTGGTAATGTCATTTGTCAATATCTTGTTCGATTTTCCTACACCACAGGAGCATTCTCCTGTACATCCTATAATctgatgttgatgccattccattcaCATTAAAAGGAAACTGTATGCCACGGCCAGCTTGGTATCACCTTCAGAGTTTAGACAATTATGTGAAACGAGTAGAAATTCTGAATTTGTTTTGTCTATTTACGATTAAATCATCTAGTTGAGCGTATATTCTGCTCGTCAAACAGTAGACACATTATTTTATTGAAAGAACTGCAGATTCATTCGTACATATGACTCTGAACACTCAGCAGGAACATTTTATTTTGCACAATTCATTGCGTGACCACATTCACCTTCAATGTTTCTGAAGGAGTTACAATGTCATCCTTGTTACGGTAAAAAAAAAGAGGCGTGCTTCTGAAGCGCCGTCATGTTAGCAATATCAGGGTATGCCGTCGCATGTCCCCCTTAATAAGAAAGCTATGTGACGGTGAATGAGCATCCAACAGATGGCAATGCATGACCCTGCTTAAATAGCTCAGGGAAGAGCCAGAGATGAAGATGTTCTCTATGTGGTACTTACCCATGTTTGTTAGTAGGTACTTGTCCTCGATCTTGGTATTGAGAAATTATGATTGATGTGGTAGATGTGTTCTCTCATGTTTGTTAGTAGGTGCTTGTCCTTGATCTTGGTTTCAACGACCAGCTTTTTCTTTCATGCAGATTTGTTATTTTTTGGCAATTATGAGAGATGATATCGGTAGGCGTAGATAAAGAAGAAAACGAAGCCACATGCTGCATCGCTTCTCTGTGGTGGTCCTTGTATTTGCGGCAAAAACTAAACCACAATTTAATAGAAAGCAGGCTGGAACAATaaagaaaaaacataaactggagaCCTGTTTATTAGTTCCCACTTTAGAGTAGTAATATATGTCCAGCTCTACTAGCTGCTATGTTTCTGTAAAAAGAATTACTGGCTGCTAAACAGACTCTGCGCTGATGAACTTACAAAACTGAAATTCAGTCATACACCACGCGTTGCAAGCAAAGAGTAACAATAGTTTGTAAACAACGCAAAGGAAACATAAACTGGAAACAAATTCAGTCGTACACCACGCATTGCAAGGATACACTTACAAATAGGCTCTCAATTCTCAATATCAGACTTTTCAGGTGTGGGCACGTTTCTTGCATATCTCCTCAAACTTTTCAGGAACAAACCAGCCATCTTAATCTGTTGCATTCTTTTTGTACATCTAGATAAGACATGTGGTCTTATTTTTAGTCTTACATAAATGAGTTCAAGAAAGTGAGAACAGTGACAGGCAATACCTCATACCTGTGCATttgttcttccatttatttaatcaGATATGCTAATGTCATTTGTCAATATCACGTTGGATTTTCCTACGTGAGGGCATCCTATGATCTGCATGCAGGTCATAAACAACCGATGAATATTAGTGCCAGCCCATCCACCTCATGTGCTTCACATTAAATCAAATCTTATGCCACATGACGCAGCTTGGCACTCACTTGCTCGAGACAAAGGGGGAAGAGAACAAAGAGAACACACCACTCTCACCTTCTTCCCTTAACTTTTTGTTTCATATTGAGGAGGTGGTTCGGCAGTTGTGTATCCATGTCATACAGAGTTTTACAATTATTTTGTTCTGTCACTGACTCGTATCTATCTCTTCACATTTGCacaattctttctcttttattgtaatatatattactccctctgttcacaaatataacATGTTTTAATTTTTTCtgaatcttttttttttgcggaaacTTTTTTCTGAATCAAATATATTTATAGATACATTTTAATGTGTGTGTTGACTCACTTcagtccgtatgtagttcatactgACATGTCCAAAATATCTTATATCTGTAAACGGAACGGTATTTGCTATGTTTCTAGATAAGTGCACTAGCAGGTAAATAAATCTCACCTCAAGATGTGTTCCTCTATTCATGCAAAAGTTCAAGTTGATAGGAAAAGGTGGACAATGCGGTAATACTTCAATAGTGTGTGTTGTGTAGTAGAAATAAACAGTAAAATTTGTGGTGAAACTAAACACCAATTTAATGGTAATCTGagtaaaagcaataaaattcagtgcctctttggtttgtaggatttcaAATATAGGGAATATACTAGAATAGGATGTCATAATATTGTAGATTCTACATGGATAAGAACACAATAATAATAGTTGAAGAACACAATAATAGTAGTTGTTTGGTTGCACCAGATGAAAAATGCAGAAATATTTTTAGAGATTCATGTCTTCTTTGGAGGACTCGTTCTTTTGGACCAAATAGATTTTATATAGAAAGAACTTATGAAATTCTATATAATTCCTTTGGACGAAAAAGGTTCTCACATTTTTCACCAGCGATAAATGGAGTAAAATATAACAATGGACAATGGTCATGAGGTGATGCCGCTGCACGCTGCACATTGTTGTGCAACTTCTTGCATGAAGTACGTTTGTGGAGACATAAAACGAACACCAATGTTAAGACTTATAAGTAATTGGAAACATCCTAATTTGCAAACAACTGCGATATCTAGATAAACAGGGCTTTGAATTCTCATTCCATAAaagaacaaacaaacaaacacacgAAATCAATTCACAACATTAATTTACAGAACCATACTCTCAAGCACACCATAATTTACGCATACTTGCGCATAATCACAAATAAGAGGGTATTGGGATAGTTTTCATCATTTCTTCTTGGCAGATTCTTTAGCTTGCTTCCTCTCTTGCTCCAACTTCACAAACAGGCTGCCATCGTAGACTGCCCTGATGGTCTCTTTGTGAAGAAATCCCTCCTTATCTTTGCACAGCGAGTAGAGAACTTTCCACTCCGTGAAGCCACCCACTCTGCATTGTTGGTTCCAGAAAAGGAAAATAATGAGCTAAAGAGCACAGCTTACATTTCCATTGTTCATACTCCAGATGAACGGAAACTTACCGTCCTTTCAAATCGTTAGGCTCCCTGTTTGCTTGAAGCAACTCATTCAGTTCTTTGCCTGTCAGCGCATCAGGCCTGGTGTGAGCATGCTTTTTGAATATCTCTTCAAACTTTTCAGGAACAAACCTGCAAGTTGGATAGACGACTGTAAAGTCAGCAAATACGCGCCCAAGCTCTATTATCTTTGCATGTCTAGATAAGACATGGGCTTTAGAGTTGTGTTGCTATCTTCCTCTTCTTTTAGTTGGCATCGGACGGCGCAATTTATCGGTAGTTCAACTTCTCTACACGTCATAGTAACACTGCCCTATGCCACAATACCTTAACTAATCTCATGCGACTCACATTGGCCAGTAGTTTATTGTTGAGTGTGCGGCACTGTGGTATCTCTTCCATCAGAGTTTAGACAAAGGGGAAAGAACAAAGACAACACACCACTCCTAGCTGCTTCTCGTTTCATATCAAGAGGTGGTTTGACAGTCATGCATCCATATCATAAGGCGGCATGACTACTTTAGATTCTTTTAGGTTTTATTAGGGAGTTGCGACTAACATCTAtgtcagtctctctctctctctctctctctctctctctctctctctctactattaTTTCAATATATCAGTAAGAATTTACAGAAATCAGGAACACTacttatgacagaaaatgggacagTATTATGTTCATTTGACCAATCTGAATATTTATATTTCGATACTCCAAGTTAGAGAAGTTTAATCACATGGTTTGTAGGACAGCATCTACTTAATTTGAAATGGAGGTAGGGCGGCGATGTGCACATAAACAAATATGAGATGGCAGCTAGTACCTTCCATTGGCATCGTACACGCCCGAATCGCTCCCATGCTTGCCCTTGTGGATGTTCTTTACGTAGATCGGAAACTTGAAAGCTCCAACCTTCATGTTCTCCTGCAGCAGTAATGACACACACGCGATGGTTAATAATTAACGAAGGATTCAGCCAATCAGCACTGAACCAATCCCCAATTAATGTTAGGTCCTGCTGTAAAGACTGAACAGATCGATAAACTGGAAAAGCCTGACAGTGCTCCTTTGTTCAGTGTTTTCGTTTTCTTCTCTGAAAAAAGCAAGGGTGAATAATGCATCTTTTCTGTGTTGGCGTGTACAAATCCTCACGCTAGGAATATATCTTCTGTTTCTCGGCCAGAGGTGGCCTAGTCAGACGGCACTCCGTCGAATACTCTGAACCAAGCTCATCTGTCGCAGCAGCATCTAACCACGAGGTAGAATTAGATACGCCCGATTTACTTACCTCAATCCTCTGCTCTGTCCGGGAAGGCAAAATATTTGGTCTCTTTTGGGAGCGGCAAGGGTTAATTTGTAGATGGTCACGTGGGAAACTCGATCGTCTATGAAAGAGATATAGCTGGAGTTCAGT
It contains:
- the LOC119338487 gene encoding probable peroxygenase 5, giving the protein MASKSAVTPGGQPKGKEEPSSMADVYNHELTPLQKHVAFFDRNKDGVIHPSETYEGFRAIGCGVALSAFSAVFINGLLGPKTIPENMKVGAFKFPIYVKNIHKGKHGSDSGVYDANGRFVPEKFEEIFKKHAHTRPDALTGKELNELLQANREPNDLKGRVGGFTEWKVLYSLCKDKEGFLHKETIRAVYDGSLFVKLEQERKQAKESAKKK